One genomic window of Candidatus Eisenbacteria bacterium includes the following:
- a CDS encoding nucleoside deaminase: MREPQTSLDERFVEAALAEARAAASDGEVPVGAVVVWEGRIIGRGRNRVETTQDPTAHAEILAIGAAAQTIKSWRLDEATIYVTLEPCHMCAGAIVLARIKRLVYGARDPKAGACGSLAMVPQDLRLNHRAEVLPGVLAEECGALLEHFFQSKRRVQS, encoded by the coding sequence GTGAGGGAGCCGCAGACCTCCCTGGACGAGCGCTTCGTCGAAGCCGCCTTGGCGGAAGCGCGGGCGGCCGCGTCCGACGGCGAAGTCCCCGTGGGCGCCGTCGTCGTCTGGGAAGGCCGGATCATCGGCCGGGGACGGAACCGCGTCGAGACCACCCAGGACCCCACCGCGCACGCGGAGATCCTCGCGATCGGCGCCGCCGCGCAGACGATCAAGAGCTGGCGGCTCGACGAGGCCACGATCTACGTCACCCTCGAGCCGTGCCATATGTGCGCCGGCGCGATCGTCCTCGCGCGCATCAAGCGCCTCGTCTACGGGGCGCGCGATCCCAAAGCCGGAGCGTGCGGTTCGCTCGCCATGGTGCCCCAGGATCTGAGGCTCAACCACCGCGCCGAGGTTCTGCCGGGCGTCCTGGCCGAGGAATGCGGGGCTCTACTGGAGCATTTCTTCCAGAGCAAACGACGCGTGCAGAGCTGA